AAGGAATGGAAGCCCATCACGCCGAGCCCGACCGAGCGTTCGCGCATGGCGCTATACTTGGCCCGCGCCATCTCTTCCGGAGCGCGGTCGATATAGTCGGTCAGGACGTTGTCGAGGAAGCGCATGACGTCCTCGATGAACTGCTTGTCGCCGTTCCACTGGTCCCAGGTTTCGAGGTTGAGCGAGGACAGGCAGCAGACCGCGGTACGGTCGGCGCCAAGATGGTCCTTGCCGGTCGGAAGGGTGATTTCCGAGCACAGGTTCGAGGTCGACACCTTGAGCCCGAGGTCACGGTGATGCTTGGGCATCGACCGGTTCACTTGGTCGATGAAGATGATGTAGGGCTCGCCCGTCGCAAGGCGGGTCTCGACCAGCTTCTGGAACAGCGAGCGAGCATCGACCTTGCCGCGCTCGGACTGGTCCTTGGGGCTGCGCAGGGTGAACTCGCTGCCTTCACGAACGCATTCCATGAATTCGTCGGTGATCAGCACGCCGTGGTGGAGGTTCAAGGCCTTGCGGTTGAAGTCGCCAGACGGCTTGCGGATCTCGAGGAACTCCTCGATCTCGGGGTGCGAGACGTCGAGGTAGCAGGCTGCCGACCCACGACGCAGCGAGCCCTGACTGATCGCGAGGGTCAGCGAGTCCATCACCCGCACAAAGGGAATGATGCCGCTGGTCTTGCCGTTGAGGCCGACCGGCTCACCGATGCCGCGGACGTTGCCCCAATAGGTGCCGATGCCGCCGCCCTTGGAGGCGAGCCAAACATTCTCGTTCCAGGTGTCGACGATGCCGTTGAGGCTGTCGGACACGCTGTTCAAGTAGCAACTGATCGGCAGGCCGCGGCCGGTGCCGCCGTTGGACAGCACGGGCGTCGCCGGCATGAACCACAGTCGCGAGATATAGTCGTAGACGCGCTGGGCGTGGGCCTCGTCGTCGGCATAAGCCGAGGCGACGCGGGCGAACAGGTCCTGATAGCCTTCGCCGGGGAGGAGATAGCGGTCGTTCAGCGTTTCCTTGCCGAAGTCGGTGAGGAGCGCGTCACGCGACGTGTCGGTGGTCACCGAAAAACGGCGCGCGTCGACCGTCTTGCTGTCCTTCTTCGCCATTGCCGGCGCAGTGGTGGTGTCGGTGTTGCCGACCTCGCTGCCGCTTGAGAAGTCCATGCCGATATTCCTCCTGGCGATCCCTATGACCGCGCTTGTTCCCGTTCCGTTCACGGGAGACGGATACGCCCGTCGGCCGTGATTCGCTAGAGCCTGGAGGGGCGCGGGAAGTATCTGTCCCCGCTTTCCACAGAGACAACTTCCCCCTCACCGGGAAGATAGTTATCCCCAGCGTCAACCACAAGTTTGTGCGTTGAAACCCCAAGTCCGCTACAACATCTTGTGCTTTGAGCCGGGCCCGGGCGCAAGAAGGAAAATGCGGAGCGGGTATAATTTGCGGTGGATAACGTGGCTGGAAAGACGCAGGTGACGGCGTCGGCGAGCGTCAAGCGTAGGCGATCCAGCGACCGAGGCCGATCGCCGCCAGCCACAGCAGCAAAGAGGCGGCACCGGCGGCGGCGAGACGGCGGCCAGACAGGCGCGGGGCGTGCCAATTCACCCGTCGTAACAGCCCGGCATTGAGCAGTGCCGCAGCGATCACCGCCAGCTTGGCCTGGAAGAAGGGCGACGCCGCATAGGCCCGGGCATCTGCCGCGAACAGCAGGGATCCAGTCAGCGCGGCGAGGACGAAGCCAAACTTGCACACCGGCAGCAGCAGGCGTGAGAGCGCGGCGAGGCTGGCATCTCCGCGCCGCCAGCCGCCCAGGTGAAGGTCGAGCGGGACGATTGCCCCGAACAACAGGGCGATGCCGACCACGTGCAGCGTGTTGACGGCGGCATAGCCCCAGCTCGACAGGCGCAGCCATTCGACCGCGGGCGCCGCCTCGAGCGCGGCCAGCCAGCCCTCCAGCATGGGAGGGCTCAGCTCGGCCGGTCCGGATACAGGTTGTAGCTCTTGCCGCCGATCACCAGGCGTTCGGCCTTCATCAGCCGTTGGTTCGGCCGGGCCGAGCGATGGCCGTGAACCATCAGCCGCGTACCGGGCTTGAGGATGGCGTCGGTCAGGCCGGCCTGCTCCATCCGCCACGGCTGGCCGATCTCTACCGTCCATACGCCCCGCGCGGTGGCGAGCATCATGGTGCCATGGGGATTGCCGTTGCGGACCTGGCGGGCGACCCCGGCCAGGCGGAATTCCTCATTGGTCGCCCAGGCCCACCCGTGATGGGCGATGGCGGGGGCGAACGGCGCCAGCCCGAGCAGGGTGGCGGTGAGGGCGAAACGGTGCAACAGGGACATGACGCTTCTCCGGCTGATCTGCGGAGAAGTTAACGCTGCCAAGGCCGTGACGATAGGGGGCTTGGGCCTGCCTGGACGCCCCGCCTTCGTGGTACGGTTTTGGGTCCATGCTGTCCCGCATGGCTTGAAAAAGGCGGAATGCCGCCGTATCTGACCCTCGCGGACCGGGCCCCTCTGGCGCCCCCTGCTTGCCCCCGTGGCAATGCAGGAGCGTGATGTCGGACCGCATCGGACACTTCCGATGTGACTGGCCCGGCGCACTTCCTCTCAGCGTCTCCATGGCCTGCCGCGCGGCGGATGCTCCGATCGACCGTCACCGTCGACACGAGGAGGATCGCGCCATGGCCGAGCATTTGGGGATCCGAGCGAGCCCGCGCGGGCGCATCGCTGGCCCGGCATTGTCATCAGGCTGCAACATTTCGGTAACAAAGGCGCCGTCAGCGGCGTCGGGCGGGCGCCACTTTGTCCAAGGGTGCAACCGCAATGATCCATCGTTTGCTTGGCGCGGCGCTCGCCGTCGGCCTGTCCAGCCCCGCACTGGCGGAGGAGAACCGGCTGGAAGCCTGGTTCGACGCCACGGTAGCGATGGATCTGGGCGGGGACAGCTTTGCCGAATTCCAGACCCAGCAGCGGGCGCGCGGCAACAGCAACCCGACCGGCGACAACCAGACCTATCGCCTGTGGCTGGGGCACAAGTTCGGGGGCATCAAAGCCAGCGCGGGCATCCATCGCAGCAAGGAAGGTCTGCAAAAGGAAACCCGGCTGATGCAGCAGGCGAGCTACAATTTCGGCTCGACCGGCATCAAGGGCCGCACCCGGCTGGAGCAGCGCTTTATCGACTACGCGGCGCAGACCGGATGGCGGGTCCGCCAGCGGGTCGGTTATGCGATCCCGCTGTCGAGCGAGAAGGGCGGCTGGAAGCTGGCAGCCAATGCCGAGGGCTTCTGGACGCTGCGCGCGAGCAGCCG
Above is a window of Sphingomonas glaciei DNA encoding:
- a CDS encoding DUF6152 family protein, which gives rise to MSLLHRFALTATLLGLAPFAPAIAHHGWAWATNEEFRLAGVARQVRNGNPHGTMMLATARGVWTVEIGQPWRMEQAGLTDAILKPGTRLMVHGHRSARPNQRLMKAERLVIGGKSYNLYPDRPS
- a CDS encoding DUF2490 domain-containing protein, which translates into the protein MIHRLLGAALAVGLSSPALAEENRLEAWFDATVAMDLGGDSFAEFQTQQRARGNSNPTGDNQTYRLWLGHKFGGIKASAGIHRSKEGLQKETRLMQQASYNFGSTGIKGRTRLEQRFIDYAAQTGWRVRQRVGYAIPLSSEKGGWKLAANAEGFWTLRASSRTGDTGLTGLRSFAGFERSLGKLDLSLGYTRQQSIRKNRPDLVGHAPTLSINLNL
- a CDS encoding ribonucleoside-diphosphate reductase subunit alpha, whose product is MAKKDSKTVDARRFSVTTDTSRDALLTDFGKETLNDRYLLPGEGYQDLFARVASAYADDEAHAQRVYDYISRLWFMPATPVLSNGGTGRGLPISCYLNSVSDSLNGIVDTWNENVWLASKGGGIGTYWGNVRGIGEPVGLNGKTSGIIPFVRVMDSLTLAISQGSLRRGSAACYLDVSHPEIEEFLEIRKPSGDFNRKALNLHHGVLITDEFMECVREGSEFTLRSPKDQSERGKVDARSLFQKLVETRLATGEPYIIFIDQVNRSMPKHHRDLGLKVSTSNLCSEITLPTGKDHLGADRTAVCCLSSLNLETWDQWNGDKQFIEDVMRFLDNVLTDYIDRAPEEMARAKYSAMRERSVGLGVMGFHSFLQARGLPFEGAMAKSWNLKIFKHVKSQVDEASLHLATERGPCPDAADMGVMERFSCKMAIAPTASISIICGGTSACIEPIPANVYTHKTLSGSFSIRNPYLEKLLAEKSKNSDNVWNSILEQGGSVQHLDFLSDDEKATYKTSFEIDQRWLIELAADRTPYIDQATSLNLFIPADVDKWDLMMLHFRAWELGIKSLYYLRSKSVQRAGFAGGVEADNTAEAPKYELATTDYDECLACQ